In Eremothecium gossypii ATCC 10895 chromosome IV, complete sequence, the genomic stretch GGTTGTGTGGTTATTGTTGCGGGGGTGCGGATTGCCATAGCCGTGCAAGTTCGCACGCTTATTAACGGCTATATTCCAGCCGGTGTGGTTGTTTAAGTCCATCCAGTCATAGTGCTGGTTATCTTCTATGTTTAAATCATGCATGACGGAGTCCATTAGAGAAATCAAGTAGTCGTAGTCTGGCTCCTCATCGAAGCGAAGCGAGCGGCAGTACTTCAAGTACTCAGCAAACTGCACCGGAATATTCTCCGAGATCAACTCTTCCGGCTTCAATTTCTGCTTCGTTAGGCCTATCTTCTCGTACTTCGCCTTGTTGTTGGGCGCCTTCAAGCCCTGCCATGGAAGCGATCCGCGCAAAAAGTAGAAGAACACATGGCCGAGCGACTCGAGGTCGTCGCGCCGCGACTGCTCGCGGCCAAAGTGCGTGTTGATCGACATGTATCGCGCCGTTCCGCTGAGCGACTTCCGCTCCCGGTAGGGTATGTGCTGCTTCGTCTTGGGGTCACGGTACTGCTTCGCCATGCCGAAGTCCACCACATAGATCAAGTTCGCGTCCCCGCccgccgtcgccgcgcagccgcgcaccacctcgcccgccgccacctCCCGCTGGAACTCCGAGATGAGGAAGTTGTCCGGCTTGATGTCGCGGTAAATCAAGTCCCGCCCGTGGATCGCCCGCACGCGCTCGATCATCTGCTTCGCCAACATGCACGTCGTCTTGACGCTGAACCGCCGCCCGCACCACTCGAAGAGGTCCTCCAACGACGGCCCGAGCAAGTCGATGATGAGGATGTTGTGCACACCCTCCTGCCCGAAGTAGTACGCCCGCGGAATCCCCCGCACCCCGTTAAGGATCCGGTACGCGCGGAACTCGTCCCGTAGCTGTGGCGCGTCCGACCGCCGCGGCTCGAACTTGATCGCCACCGGCCGCCGGCCCGCGTCCCCGCCCTCCATCATGTTTTCGCCCTCGAAGATAATCCCAAACGAGCCCTCGCCTATTTTCGGGCCCACCGCGTAGTGGATCCCCACCACGTGCTGCGACCCCCGGTTGCCCATCTTGTCGCTGCCTCTAGCAAGCGCTGTCTTCGCTGCCCTCGCCACACCGTCGAATCCGCCTGTCTCTTGCTGAAACCGGCTGTACTCTATTTTGCCCGCTCAAACTGGCACACCCGTCCGAGTCCTGTGGCACCCTACACAACCCAATACTAGTCGCTGCTACCTGCTTCCAAAGCTTGACGCAGCCCAAATTCTGTTGTCTGACCCCAGTCCAAAGTGGTGAGGAACAAAGAAAGAAACGCAAACAAAAACCATGCCAACATGAAAATCTTTTGCAACTGCAAAGGCCGCAACGGACAGGTTGCTCGAAGGCCAGACGGAATTACCACGGCTACCGCAGTGGCGTGGGGCCAGCAGCGGACGGCAGCGGCCGGCCGGCCGTGAACACGCGGGCACGCAGAGGCCGTGGGGCAGGCGAGGGTTTCGTACAAAGTGACACGGGCGGGCGGCGTGGCAGGCCACGGGCGTGGCCTGCAAGGCCGGAGAGCGGGCGGGACGCGGGGCGGCGATGTTTGGACCGGTAGAGGTGCTGCGGAAGGCGGTGCAGTGTCGTGGCATGTGTGGGGCGCGTTCCGATGGTGAAAAATTTGAGGCGCGTCGGGCGGCGACAACCTCTCCGCGAGACACAGCGATGGCGTTCGAGATCGACGGGAAGTGCCTGTGCTACCACGGGCCGCTGCTGTACGAGGCGCGGGTCCTGCGGGTGTACGACCCCGCGAGCCAGACGTATCGGGACCGCACGCGGACGGGGGTGccgctggaggaggaggacggGCTGCCGGCGGAGAGCCGCGGGCGGGAGCACTGGTTTGTGCACTACCAGGGGTGGAAGTCGACGTGGGACGAGTGGGTGGGGCAGGAGCGGATCCGGCCATACAACGACGAGAACCTGGCGCTGAAGCGGCAGCTGGTGCAGGACGCGAAggctgcggctgcggcggcgaAGCGGGCGAAGGCGCGGCCGGGCAAGCGCGAGCGGTCAccggcgcccgcggcgccggcggcgccggcgcaggGGCCGCGGCTGGCGGTGCGGATGCCGGTGGAGCTGaaggcgctgctggtggaCGACTGGGAGCGGATCACGAAGGAGCGCAAGCTGGTGGCGCTGCCGTGCGCGCCGACGGTGGGCGACATCCTCGACGCGTACTACCGCGAGCGCACAGCGCAGCTTGCGTCGCCGGTGGCGCagacgctgctgcacgAGTTTGTGGAGGGCGTGCACCTGTACTTCGACCAGTGTCTGTcgcacctgctgctgtacCGCTTGGAGCGGCTGCAGTTCGACGAGGCGTGCGGtggcgccgcgcccgcagcgagcgggctgccggcgccgccggaGCCGCGCCCGAGCGCGGTCTACGGGGGGGTGCatctgctgcggctgctgaGTATGATGCCGGAGCTCATCTGCGGGACGACGATGGACGAGAAAAGCTGCCACACCGTGGTCGCCCAGTGCGAGTCGCTACTCGCGTGGATGGCGACGCATGCCGACGACCTGGTTTCGGGCGACTACATCAACACCTCCGCACAGTACGAAGGCGTGGCCCTGGGCATGTGAAACGCCCGCTATGTAATTGTTATTCATACTGACTGAGTGTCCCACACAGCCTTGACCCTGCGGCGGCCTTTGGTAAGCTGACCTTCGCGTCCGCGTGGCGCCGGCAGGGCGCCCGCCCGCGGGGCACCGCTGCTGGTGGATATCCGAGGGCGGGGGGCACAGTCGTCGCTctcgccgctgccgcacgTGCCCGCCGTGCGAGGCCGCGCCCGAGCCGTTGCTGCGGGCATGCATAATTTGCCGCCCCATGACAGCTGCTCAGAACACTTTTCATCTCTGTGCCTTGCTAACCGCGCTCTTCCGAACGCAAAATGGACTCTCCAGATTTACGCTTGCTTCCCATTTGGGGCAGCCCCCCTTTTGGCAACAAGTGAAAGGCTGTGGAGCTCGACGCTGTGCCTAGGGGAAAGTCATCAGCCTTCGCCAGCGCCCAGCTCTAACTGGCATGTATTTCTTTTGGAAATATGCACATTATTCTGATCTCTGCGTACCTGTTCACCATATGGCGACGTCCACCCCTGGGGGCTCCAGCCCGTTGCACGCACGCCCGGCAGAACCGGCGTGTCCAGAAGGCAGGACGTGCTGCAAATGGGGCACAGGCGCCGTATGGTCAGAGCCTGCACTGTCTCTGTAGAAACAGAGCAGGGCCTTTCGATGGAGTGGAAAGCCCCTACTTGCCCCTATCTTTTGCCTGACCTACATTATACGCCGAATTATATAATTGCCCGTTGGCAGCGGAGATCTTCGTTGCTACTGGCAAGATATAGCAATTGAAACAGGGTTGAGGGTGCGCGGTTCTGTGGCAGGCTGCGGTCGGCGTAGGGCAAAGTTCTTCTGGATGTCTATATGCCCAGAAGACATTGCTGTATCCAGGAATGCCATCCCGGATAGATTATATCGGCGGTTACAGATAAATCGAAGTTGCAAGCGGTCGGTGGAAGCGGACTTCTTGCCAATATTGCATACTTGTGTTGATGCGGTAAATAGGACATTGCGAAAGCCGGTACAGAAACGGTGCATGTACCGCCTGGCAAAATGCCTGCGCAGAGCGGAAAACAGGAGGCCCAAACACCGAATCCCGCACGGCGTACATAGTAGTACAAGGGTATGGCATCAGCTGTGGCGTTAAGGGCTGTGGCGCGGCCCGGCAGCAACTCTGTTGGTGCTGCTGGGTGCGGCAGCGGGAGGGCCTGTCTGCAGGCGCGAGTGGCCGTGTAGGTGGTGGGACTTCGTGTGCCGCTGCAGGTTCCCCTTGACGTTGAACTTCTTTTTGCACCCGGGGAAGTCGCAGGCATAGGGCTTCAGATTGGTATGCACAACCATGTGGATGGCCACCGAGACCTTGCGTGTGAACGTCTTGTTGCAAATGGGACAGGTCTTCTCCGAAAGCGGTCTGGCATCCGCCAGCGATGCGCACACAAGCGGTGCGCCCAGGCTGAGCGTCAATGGCGGCGTCAAGCCCCTGTCCTCTCCGTGCGGCAAGCTCTGGGTCCAAGGGAAGCTCTGGAACGGCCCGACGTACGGAGTGTAGCTGTCCTCTAGTATGTCAAGAAATGACTCCCACGCGGGCTCCTCGCCGATCTGCCTATCGGGCGGGTCGAGGCTCACAACTGCACCCTCTTGAGCCGGTCCCATCATGGTCTGCAGAGTCCGCCGCAGTAGCCCATGTGTGTGCCGTATTTATATCTCTCGCCGCATCCCGCACTCTACGCGGGAATTGTTGCTATCAAAAATACCCTGCCACCATGCGGTCTTGCCGCTTGTGCCGGCTTCTGAAGATTTCGAATTACTTCTGCCAACTGAGCGCCGCTAGTCCGCAGCACGTTCTAGCGATCGTGCATGTCGCGCAATTGACATGCAGGCCAATAGCCCCGGCTATGGATCCCATATGTGGAGTCGATCTTCGTTTCACATTGATTCCCCAAATGCCAGACCACATCTAGATAGCTATGGCGTTAATTACTTGTCCTCGGAAGAAATGCCAGAACGTGTCACAAGCCAGCTGGCTGTTGTCACAGTCCGCTGCTGTCGAGATCTGCTAGATCTCGCCCTGTCCAAATGTATTATCTAAGCTACTCGAAGATTAACGTTTGTCAAACGGAAAAATTCCGGGCGATTCACAGTCGCAACAGCAACCAAAGGACTGTCTGCTGAAGTATAGATGGCACATGTAGGTGTGTTTAGGATTCTATCCTAAGTGTCTAAGGCCCAGAATCGAGGTTTGCTGCGATGCCCTTCTCAAGATAACACTCCGTGCGCCAGAATGCCGGCACAGGCAAGATCTTGCGTCAGCATCTGCTGGGACAAATGCACTACCACCTCGCAGCGCCCGTGTGGCCGCATTCGGACATAATATGGCCTGACACATGTGGCGGTTGCACATAATGCAGCTGTTGCGAGCTTCCAAAGCAGCTTCCGCTCCATGCGGCATTGCCGTGCAGTCGTCGGGTTCTGGCAGGCCAGCCAGTATCGCCGCCGGTAACCCGCGTGGGACAATAGCGCGTGCCTGTGCAAGGTGAAGCCGCCACTCTTTTGACGCTCATTGTCGGAGGTGCTGCATTTCTCCCCGCGAACGCTCGTTCATGGCGCCAGCGACGGTGGGCACGGGCGGTATTGGATGCAGCAAGACTCCATAATCCGTTACGGGGCGCCGAAGCAATTGTCCCTGCACCGACAACTAGGTGCGGAGCAAGCGACCTTCTCTAGTTTGGTAGGAACTATTGTCTTGCGTTCTTGCCCACAATATGGCTCATGGTTCCAGCGGAGCGTCCCCGAGACGGACATTAAACTGATCGAACTCCCGCCTGCTCGACGAGCGGCCAAGACTTCCCAGGCAGCATATATATCTGGGGCATTTCAACCAAGTCGGATCCGTTCCCCATAGCAGCACGAGCGTTCGTGTGGTCCGTCCATGCCTCACACGTACCAGGTACCAGAGACACTGACAATATTTACGGGACCCTTACACAGTTTTCCATGGACAGTGAAATTCGAGGCACCGGTAGCCTCACAGGACGAAGGACTTGCTGTAGGTTCTTCGCTTGCTCCCTGCGCTCGGGGGGGCGGTAACCCTGATCTCGCTGGCAAGAACAAAGAGACGGATGCCACCCTACGCGGCGGAGCTTTGAGCCTGGGTGGTAGTCAACGGTTATACGAGGGCCAACTTGTCTCACTGGCCCTCCAAGATGTCACGCTGAGCTGTGAGCTCAGCAAGGGGGTTTCTGACCCAGCCAATAGTGTCCATAAAGTCTCGGGCAAAACGTGCGCTATATGCCGCAAGAGCTTCACACGGAAGACGTCGCTGCAGACCCATATGCTCATACACACAAAGGCAAAACCCTACCGATGTCCCTATAGAACTTGTAACAAGACATTCAACGTTAAAAGCAACCTCTATAGGCATGAGCGAATACACAAGCGAAACTGTTCCtgagcctgctgctgaCTCTGCTATTGCCGGTGGGCGTTGCTGCCCCGGCCTATAGTACAGGTGTAGATACATGGTTTATATGACCGCTGTTGTCTAGTCGAAGATCCAATGTCCTTCTGTCCCTCGTCCACCTGCGCTCCCTGCAGTGCTTCTTGTTTTGGCCTCCAATATGTAGCTAGCAGCCCGGGTATTAGCCGTCAGCGTGTGCGTGGTTTTCGGGACGGCACGCGTTCATCGCGCAATGCCTCGACAACAAGACCCTGTGTGGCTGCAGTTTGCTCCTCCCCTTCGTCTGAGGCCCAGTGGATCATTATCCGCCCAACTGTGTCCCGAAAACCGTACAAGAGGCCTCCAGCATCAATCCCACGAAATTCGCCCAGGTAAAGGCAGCCCTGTCCCTAATACATCCTGCCGCATCGCGCTCGAAAGCAAATTAAACCCGTGCGATGCGCCGGCCATCGGAAGGCAGCCCCCTAGCGGTCCTACCCGACACCCAAGCCCACAAAGCTCTGTAACGCAACTCTCGATGCGCAGTTTACATGACGGTATATTGTCTGGCCAGTACCCCGAAGTTGCCAAACGTAGATCAGCACTGCCAGCCAATTTCTGCTGCAGCATTACGTGTTCACTGCCATCGCCCACAATTTCTTTGCGTGCGCCTACGCCACGTGCAAAGGCCCGAATCCGGAGCTTGCCTATCCACTAGGGTCTACTAAAAGCAAACTCCGGCACGCTCGAGACGGCTGGATCTCTCATTTCAGGATTGACCCGGTACGTATTTTTTTCAAATCAGGCATTTCTCTAGCTGTTCCGTTTGTCGCACGGATCGCTATCGTGCAACGGTCTTTGGCGCTCGAGCGCTAAGCTAGTAAACCGATTTTGAGTAAAGGGTTTAAGGGAATGCGGAAAGCTGGGCCGGAATCTGGGTAAATGACAAGCCAGACGACTCATAGGCAGATAAAGTCACTGTTCCGGTTTGACTGACCCAACAGAGAGGTTGCTATTTTCAGTGCCTATTTTCTTTGGCAGTGTTCGCGGAACAAAGCATGGCCGAACCGTGTAGAGTTGCAGAAGTGTCTGCTGGGCAACGCCCCGGCCGCAGAGCACACCGTAAGGTATATTTGGATGTGTGAAAGAAGCTTCGTACGGGCGTACCTGCACGGATATATATTTAGCGCGCTTGGTGCTTAGCCCGCGGCGTCCCGGCGGCCAAGATGCTACCGACTCTGCATTCCGAGGAGCCGAAGAAGACATTTACGGGACCTGTACAGAGCTACCCATGGACGCGGCTGGAGGACCCTGGACAGAGCAGCGCCGAGGACGGCGGGACGGCGGGGGAACAGGAGTACACGATGGCCGCCGACGGCGACGCGCCTGCAGCGCGGCCGTCGCCGTTCGGCTCGCCGCCGGCATTGTCTCCGCTGATGGCCCTCAACAGCAAAACCTGTCCGGTGTGTCTCAAGGAGTTCACCCGCAAAACATCTCTAAATACTCATCTACTGATTCACGCAGATATCCGGCCCTATCTCTGCGACTACGCCAACTGCAACAAGTCATTCAATGTCAAGAGTAATCTCAACCGTCACCTGCGCATCCACAGGGGGCACGAACTGCACCACGAGCAGGGCTCGTCGCAGGAGCCCAGCGACCCGTAGCCGCTTGTGCTTATATAGTGTGTACATTGATTGCATGTTGTATCCCCGATGTCTAACTTTCGGCAGTGGCTACTGCGGCGCTTTGCCGCGCCTCAAACACTGAAGATGACACAATTCGCCGTGCGGCCAGCCGCATTGTGCCGCACAGTGCACAAATCCGCCTCCGGCCCCGCATGGCTGGGCAGAAGAACGCACCGAAAATACAGTCGCTGGCCCCAGCCTCGCCCAATCGGCGCATTGGCTCCATGCCCCGTTGACTGTTCGAATGACCTGTTCATCGCATAAGCTTTTTGCCCGCGCCCAGGCGAAATTTTTCACTGCGTTGAAACCTTACGAGCAGACTGGTAAAATTGTATATTACCAAGGAAAGGCGTGCGCTGGCATAGCTTCATAACACTCTGGATAAGTACAGCAACAGTATCTGCCGAGACACACGACCGATGATCACGCTTGGAGCTAAATTTAATGATGGAATTGTCTAGCGCGAGTACTGTAAAGAAGAAACGACAGTTGGCCATATTCAATGCCTACGCCACGCCTCTGCGACAAGACGAAAGACGGCTGCGGGCGTCTTATGAGCACGGGGGGGTTGTTGGGGGCCACGTAGCCAGTAATGAGAAGGTTTTGTTGTTCGACGACTTTGTGGACCTCATCTCGAACTCACGGTCGTTCTATTCGAAGTTCACGGATCACTGCTTTAACCTGAACCAGATACCGAACACAGTGTTCGGGTGCATTTTCTTTGCAATCGATGAGAATAACAAGGGCTACCTCAATGTGAACGACTGGTTCTACTTCAACAACGTGCTAGAATATGACAACTACCACTTTATCATCCTGTATGAGTTTTTTCGGAAATTTGACGCTGCACGGGAGCGCGCTTACGGCCCCTCGGTCAAGTCAATCAACTACGGTAACCGCTTTCTTTCGTTCGACGAGCTCTACTTGGACCTAGAGCAGTTCCAAGCCACTCTGCGGCTACTGCACAGCTGTGTACGCGACGATTTTATCGTTAACAACAAGCTGTTTCTCGACTGGAAGCAGTTCCGTTGGCTCAAATGGTACCAGTTCTACCCGCGGGGCCTATTGCAGAACGGACCCCACATCACCTTGAACTCGCTGATATCAATAGTGCAGAATGACCTGAAGTCGGaaaagctgctgctgggcTTCCACTGTTTATCGCAGCTGGACCACCGTACCAACTCTATGACTATCAGCAAGAATCAGCTTGTCTATCTCATGCGGCTCTTTTACTCGCACAAAATCCCAGCGGATATATTCAACTCGCTGAACATGTCGACCCTTAGCTGCGCTAAATGTGATAACAACCACATCAATTACAACGTCTTTCGAGACTTGTTCTACCTGATACAAAACTTTGATCTTCTCAACCAAATTGTCCACCGGTACGCGGAAGTTCATAAATTCAGTGATCGTGATGTTCGGGAGCAGCATATCAGCAGGAAGGATCTGTTGAGGTTTATGAACACGGAGTACAATAAGATCAACAACATTATTGAGTTCTCGCCCGCGCAGATATCCCTCCTCTTCTCTATTGTAACTAACTCTAAAAAGCTAAACTACTTGAACAACGCACGGCAGAATAATCCTGAGCTTTCATACCATCATAGAGATTCGGAGATAGACAGCTTCATCCACAACGAGTACATAAATGGGAATGCTGCATCTTCGTTGCATAATGAAAGCCTTGAAAAATTCAACGATGACTTCGAGAATATCATACAAGCAGATGCTGGTGATACTAAACAGCAGATATCATCTACCGACTGGCGAAGTGTGTTCTCATGGAGCTCTTTTCTCTCTAGTTTTGAGTGGTTACATTTCAAAAAGCGGAAATCAGTCCAGACTAATGGGCTGTCAGACGAGTATGTTAACGAAGCCTTGACCTTGGAAGATATAATGAAGATCGTCAATCCGAACTACCTTAACGACTTGGTTCATCACATGGAGCTGCGGCGCATTGAGAGTGAATCACGGAGCTCGAACTTATATTTCTACCCGATATTCGATTCTATCTATAACTTCACGTTGGGTTCGGTAGCGGGATGCATAGGTGCTATGGTTGTATATCCAATCGATATGGTGAAGACACGAATGCAAGCCCAGAGAGACTTCTCGAAGTATAAAAATTCGATCGACTGCCTTCTTAAAATACTATCGAAGGAAGGCGTTAGAGGATTGTATTCTGGATTGGGGCCTCAGTTAATCGGCGTCGCACCTGAAAAGGCTATCAAGCTAACGGTAAATGATCATATGCGTGCAACTCTTGCTGGTAGGGACGGGAAGCTGTCTCTTCCCTGTGAGATAATCTCTGGAGCTACAGCGGGTGCCTGCCAGGTCGTTTTCACAAATCCCTTAGAGATTGTAAAGATCAGGCTTCAGGTTAAGTCCGACTATGTTGCCGACGCAGCCCGTAATAGCGTCAATGCAATATCGGTGATCAAAAACCTCGGACTTATTGGTTTATACCGGGGAGCCGGCGCCTGCTTATTAAGAGATATTCCTTT encodes the following:
- a CDS encoding ADL052C-Ap (NOHBY451; No homolog in Saccharomyces cerevisiae; Non-syntenic homolog of Kluyveromyces lactis KLLA0F22319g) → MMGPAQEGAVVSLDPPDRQIGEEPAWESFLDILEDSYTPYVGPFQSFPWTQSLPHGEDRGLTPPLTLSLGAPLVCASLADARPLSEKTCPICNKTFTRKVSVAIHMVVHTNLKPYACDFPGCKKKFNVKGNLQRHTKSHHLHGHSRLQTGPPAAAPSSTNRVAAGPRHSP
- the AGC1 gene encoding citrin (Syntenic homolog of Saccharomyces cerevisiae YPR021C (AGC1)) — protein: MMELSSASTVKKKRQLAIFNAYATPLRQDERRLRASYEHGGVVGGHVASNEKVLLFDDFVDLISNSRSFYSKFTDHCFNLNQIPNTVFGCIFFAIDENNKGYLNVNDWFYFNNVLEYDNYHFIILYEFFRKFDAARERAYGPSVKSINYGNRFLSFDELYLDLEQFQATLRLLHSCVRDDFIVNNKLFLDWKQFRWLKWYQFYPRGLLQNGPHITLNSLISIVQNDLKSEKLLLGFHCLSQLDHRTNSMTISKNQLVYLMRLFYSHKIPADIFNSLNMSTLSCAKCDNNHINYNVFRDLFYLIQNFDLLNQIVHRYAEVHKFSDRDVREQHISRKDLLRFMNTEYNKINNIIEFSPAQISLLFSIVTNSKKLNYLNNARQNNPELSYHHRDSEIDSFIHNEYINGNAASSLHNESLEKFNDDFENIIQADAGDTKQQISSTDWRSVFSWSSFLSSFEWLHFKKRKSVQTNGLSDEYVNEALTLEDIMKIVNPNYLNDLVHHMELRRIESESRSSNLYFYPIFDSIYNFTLGSVAGCIGAMVVYPIDMVKTRMQAQRDFSKYKNSIDCLLKILSKEGVRGLYSGLGPQLIGVAPEKAIKLTVNDHMRATLAGRDGKLSLPCEIISGATAGACQVVFTNPLEIVKIRLQVKSDYVADAARNSVNAISVIKNLGLIGLYRGAGACLLRDIPFSAIYFPTYAHIKSNVFNFDPKDSDKRNKLNTWQLLVSGGLAGMPAAFLTTPFDVIKTRLQIDPKKGESVYNGIWDAARTILKEEGIKSFFKGGPARVLRSSPQFGFTLAAYEIFHNLFPAPRYDDSTTHRPTREPVGALAPINKTVSAFFPDQLEPHVGNNKWASRLYGPNIDPYSSSFLNYYYKSCQVAKAFMDLDYNFAHFDFNTYQQFHDELNAMKNKKH
- a CDS encoding ADL051Wp (NOHBY404; No homolog in Saccharomyces cerevisiae; Non-syntenic homolog of Kluyveromyces lactis KLLA0F22319g), with translation MPHTYQVPETLTIFTGPLHSFPWTVKFEAPVASQDEGLAVGSSLAPCARGGGNPDLAGKNKETDATLRGGALSLGGSQRLYEGQLVSLALQDVTLSCELSKGVSDPANSVHKVSGKTCAICRKSFTRKTSLQTHMLIHTKAKPYRCPYRTCNKTFNVKSNLYRHERIHKRNCS
- the EAF3 gene encoding Eaf3p (Syntenic homolog of Saccharomyces cerevisiae YPR023C (EAF3)), with amino-acid sequence MFGPVEVLRKAVQCRGMCGARSDGEKFEARRAATTSPRDTAMAFEIDGKCLCYHGPLLYEARVLRVYDPASQTYRDRTRTGVPLEEEDGLPAESRGREHWFVHYQGWKSTWDEWVGQERIRPYNDENLALKRQLVQDAKAAAAAAKRAKARPGKRERSPAPAAPAAPAQGPRLAVRMPVELKALLVDDWERITKERKLVALPCAPTVGDILDAYYRERTAQLASPVAQTLLHEFVEGVHLYFDQCLSHLLLYRLERLQFDEACGGAAPAASGLPAPPEPRPSAVYGGVHLLRLLSMMPELICGTTMDEKSCHTVVAQCESLLAWMATHADDLVSGDYINTSAQYEGVALGM
- a CDS encoding C2H2-type zinc finger protein (NOHBY403; No homolog in Saccharomyces cerevisiae; Non-syntenic homolog of Kluyveromyces lactis KLLA0F22319g); amino-acid sequence: MLPTLHSEEPKKTFTGPVQSYPWTRLEDPGQSSAEDGGTAGEQEYTMAADGDAPAARPSPFGSPPALSPLMALNSKTCPVCLKEFTRKTSLNTHLLIHADIRPYLCDYANCNKSFNVKSNLNRHLRIHRGHELHHEQGSSQEPSDP
- the YCK3 gene encoding casein kinase YCK3 (Syntenic homolog of Saccharomyces cerevisiae YER123W (YCK3)), with the translated sequence MGNRGSQHVVGIHYAVGPKIGEGSFGIIFEGENMMEGGDAGRRPVAIKFEPRRSDAPQLRDEFRAYRILNGVRGIPRAYYFGQEGVHNILIIDLLGPSLEDLFEWCGRRFSVKTTCMLAKQMIERVRAIHGRDLIYRDIKPDNFLISEFQREVAAGEVVRGCAATAGGDANLIYVVDFGMAKQYRDPKTKQHIPYRERKSLSGTARYMSINTHFGREQSRRDDLESLGHVFFYFLRGSLPWQGLKAPNNKAKYEKIGLTKQKLKPEELISENIPVQFAEYLKYCRSLRFDEEPDYDYLISLMDSVMHDLNIEDNQHYDWMDLNNHTGWNIAVNKRANLHGYGNPHPRNNNHTTSNLHQQQVQGQAQLKQQPSSPSYHMQYQEHSHKYSKLHRSHSQSTPHRNSQSGKNRVELSTGSNEILTNHPSGKQAVAVQSYDAFGKRVTRSGQQNHIEQDSLTDAGFFSRICCCRWC